Proteins co-encoded in one Acidithiobacillus caldus ATCC 51756 genomic window:
- a CDS encoding 2,3-diketo-5-methylthiopentyl-1-phosphate enolase: protein MMPAEDERSKDLPAGHSWIEVDYRFPPGADGARQAQMLAVGQTAGSWHARHSHREKELRSHLGEVRSLALQEDGGTVATIAFPRGNLDGSMGALLTMIFGKYSLGGVARILALRLPADYGLRPRFGLPGLRQRLDVHGRPLIMAIFKPALGLDAAGHAEILAQAAMAGLDIIKDDEILPDLAEAPVLERWRACAPIIEARRDRSGRDLLYAVNLSGDARSLQEQARRLVAEGANALLLNVLTYGFAVLEALVRDPEVAVPIFAHPAFAGALCGAPEHGLAYGVVLGTLMAHAGADAVLYPAHYGSLPFSAADETAIVAALRARAVAPVPSAGVHPGTLAQILGDYGCEVILNAGTGIMDHPDGIGPGVLAFFEAWERWQQGESLRLEAVPPGPLHRALEKWGGG, encoded by the coding sequence ATGATGCCGGCTGAGGACGAGCGGTCCAAGGATTTACCGGCGGGACACTCCTGGATCGAGGTGGATTACCGCTTTCCGCCTGGGGCCGACGGCGCGCGGCAGGCGCAGATGCTGGCGGTGGGACAGACGGCGGGTAGCTGGCATGCCCGCCACAGTCACCGGGAAAAAGAGTTGCGCAGTCACCTTGGCGAGGTCCGGTCCTTGGCGCTCCAGGAGGATGGGGGCACGGTGGCCACCATCGCCTTTCCGCGGGGGAACCTCGATGGCTCCATGGGTGCCCTGCTGACCATGATCTTCGGCAAGTATTCCCTGGGTGGGGTGGCGCGCATCCTGGCGCTGCGCCTGCCCGCGGATTACGGACTGCGGCCGCGCTTCGGTCTGCCGGGCCTGCGCCAGCGGCTCGATGTCCACGGACGCCCCCTCATTATGGCCATTTTCAAGCCGGCCCTGGGCCTCGATGCCGCCGGACATGCTGAGATTCTTGCCCAGGCGGCCATGGCAGGGCTCGACATCATCAAGGACGACGAGATCCTGCCGGACCTGGCGGAAGCGCCTGTCCTCGAACGCTGGCGTGCCTGTGCGCCCATCATCGAGGCCCGGCGCGATCGCAGTGGTCGCGATCTGCTCTACGCCGTGAATCTCTCGGGCGACGCCCGCAGTCTACAGGAGCAGGCCCGCCGCTTGGTGGCAGAGGGCGCCAATGCCCTGCTGCTCAATGTCCTGACCTATGGATTTGCCGTGCTGGAGGCCCTGGTCCGGGACCCGGAGGTGGCCGTGCCCATCTTCGCCCATCCCGCTTTTGCTGGCGCGCTGTGCGGCGCCCCGGAGCATGGTCTCGCCTATGGTGTGGTGCTGGGTACCCTCATGGCCCATGCCGGAGCCGATGCCGTGCTGTATCCAGCGCACTATGGGAGCCTGCCCTTCTCTGCTGCGGACGAGACGGCCATCGTCGCTGCCCTGCGGGCACGTGCCGTCGCGCCCGTACCCTCTGCCGGTGTCCATCCGGGTACCCTGGCGCAGATCCTCGGTGACTACGGTTGCGAGGTCATCCTCAACGCCGGCACAGGCATCATGGATCATCCCGATGGCATCGGGCCCGGGGTGCTGGCCTTTTTCGAGGCCTGGGAGCGCTGGCAGCAGGGCGAGTCCCTCCGCTTGGAAGCCGTTCCCCCGGGGCCCCTGCACCGAGCCCTGGAAAAGTGGGGTGGGGGGTGA
- a CDS encoding cupin domain-containing protein, with amino-acid sequence MIGVQWGNASTHTAAEDPVALLANLGVVWEALALPEHPEALALLARPTLDALEQEALLRALDPVFHRLQAERGYRERDLVVLYPEHPDLETLDRRFGGIHRHDDEEVRYIVDGEGVFGFVLDDGRQLELTVEAGDYLHIPAGVEHWFRLNGLRRIKAVRYFSARGGWVPVYSDTPQQQFPHA; translated from the coding sequence ATGATAGGAGTGCAATGGGGAAATGCCTCGACGCACACGGCTGCGGAGGACCCGGTAGCCTTGCTGGCCAACCTCGGCGTGGTCTGGGAGGCCTTGGCCTTGCCGGAGCATCCCGAAGCCCTGGCACTTCTGGCGCGTCCGACTCTGGACGCGCTAGAGCAGGAGGCCCTGTTGCGGGCCCTCGATCCGGTTTTTCATCGTTTGCAGGCGGAGCGTGGTTATCGCGAGCGGGACCTTGTGGTCCTCTACCCAGAACACCCGGACCTGGAGACGCTGGACCGACGTTTTGGCGGTATCCATCGCCACGACGACGAAGAGGTCCGCTATATCGTCGATGGCGAGGGTGTCTTTGGCTTTGTGCTGGACGATGGTCGTCAGCTGGAGCTGACGGTGGAGGCCGGCGACTATCTACATATTCCCGCGGGTGTGGAGCACTGGTTTCGGCTGAATGGACTGCGGCGGATCAAGGCGGTGCGCTACTTCAGTGCCCGTGGTGGCTGGGTACCCGTCTACAGCGACACACCGCAGCAGCAGTTCCCCCACGCATGA
- the pgeF gene encoding peptidoglycan editing factor PgeF, protein MVTEADFLFPDWDRPVAVRAAVSLRTGGVSSAPFASFNLGDHVGDNPERVARNRAQLQDCLALPGAPRWLRQVHGAHIVDASVTPARQWSPAEADGAVCTGPGIVLAILSADCLPVLACSRDGRRIGAFHAGWRGLLAGVLERGIAAMGVAAREILVYLGPAIGPQRYVVGAEVRAAFLAQDPGAGAFFRAVEDMPAADARAVPDKGRFLADLPGLARHRLRALGVTSVTPSGLCTATDAARFFSHRRDGQTGRMASLIWREVGT, encoded by the coding sequence ATGGTCACTGAGGCCGATTTCCTTTTTCCCGACTGGGATCGTCCGGTGGCCGTGCGGGCGGCGGTGAGCCTGCGCACGGGCGGAGTCAGCTCGGCACCCTTCGCCAGTTTCAATCTGGGGGATCATGTCGGCGACAACCCCGAGCGCGTCGCCCGGAATCGGGCGCAACTGCAGGATTGTCTCGCCTTGCCCGGCGCACCCCGCTGGCTGCGTCAGGTGCATGGCGCGCACATCGTCGATGCCTCGGTGACGCCTGCCCGCCAATGGTCGCCAGCGGAAGCGGATGGCGCCGTTTGTACAGGCCCCGGAATAGTCCTGGCCATTCTCAGCGCCGACTGTCTACCGGTGCTTGCCTGTAGCCGGGACGGACGGCGTATCGGGGCCTTCCACGCCGGCTGGCGAGGGCTTCTGGCGGGGGTGCTGGAGCGAGGTATCGCGGCCATGGGCGTTGCCGCCCGCGAAATTTTGGTATACTTGGGTCCGGCCATCGGGCCGCAGCGCTACGTGGTCGGGGCCGAGGTTCGTGCGGCTTTCCTTGCCCAGGATCCGGGGGCTGGGGCTTTCTTCCGGGCCGTCGAGGACATGCCCGCGGCAGATGCGCGCGCCGTGCCGGACAAAGGTCGCTTCTTGGCCGATCTTCCGGGCCTTGCCCGGCACCGTCTGCGGGCTTTGGGAGTGACCTCGGTAACGCCGTCCGGGCTCTGTACGGCAACGGATGCGGCGCGCTTCTTTTCACACCGTCGGGATGGACAGACGGGACGCATGGCAAGCCTGATCTGGAGGGAGGTGGGCACATGA
- a CDS encoding RluA family pseudouridine synthase: MDDDSTELALTLPVEGAGQRLDAVLKELLPELSRSRLQTLLQQGSVLVDGSAHRPSYRIRGGEGVVLHLPQTPAEHWQAEAMDLTIVHEDSQLLVIDKPAGLATHPGAGRPRGTLANAVLAHCPANERLPRAGIVHRLDMDTSGLLVVAKTELARQSLIAQLADRSMHREYLALVQGALTGGGHVEAPIGRHPQDRLRMTVRRDGRPARTDYRLVERFPRHSLLRLRLATGRTHQIRVHMRHLGHPLVGDPLYGGRPILPAGLGAAGLARWQAFRRQALHAWRLILEHPESGDTCQWEVAMPTDMDELLQVLRSAGQNGH, encoded by the coding sequence ATGGACGACGATAGTACGGAACTTGCTCTGACTTTGCCAGTGGAAGGCGCCGGACAGCGCCTTGACGCGGTGCTCAAGGAATTGCTGCCTGAGCTTAGCCGCAGCCGCCTGCAGACGCTCCTGCAGCAGGGCAGCGTGCTCGTCGATGGGAGCGCGCATCGTCCCAGCTACCGTATCCGCGGCGGCGAGGGCGTCGTCCTGCATCTGCCCCAGACGCCCGCGGAGCACTGGCAGGCCGAGGCCATGGATCTCACCATCGTGCACGAGGATTCGCAACTCCTGGTGATCGACAAGCCCGCGGGGCTGGCCACGCACCCCGGCGCCGGAAGACCTCGGGGGACCCTGGCCAACGCGGTCCTGGCCCACTGCCCGGCCAATGAGCGTCTGCCGCGGGCCGGAATCGTGCATCGCCTGGATATGGATACCAGTGGCCTTCTGGTGGTGGCCAAGACGGAGCTGGCCCGCCAGTCCCTCATTGCGCAGTTGGCCGATCGCAGCATGCATCGGGAATACCTGGCCCTGGTGCAGGGCGCCTTGACGGGCGGCGGTCATGTGGAGGCCCCCATCGGCCGTCACCCCCAGGACCGACTGCGCATGACGGTACGGCGCGATGGCCGCCCCGCCCGAACCGACTATCGGCTGGTGGAGCGCTTTCCGCGCCACAGTCTGCTGCGTCTGCGCCTGGCTACCGGACGCACGCATCAGATCCGGGTGCACATGCGCCACCTCGGGCATCCTCTGGTGGGCGACCCGCTCTACGGTGGTCGTCCCATCCTGCCGGCGGGGCTTGGCGCTGCCGGTCTTGCCCGCTGGCAGGCCTTTCGGCGTCAAGCACTGCACGCCTGGCGGCTGATCCTCGAGCACCCCGAGTCCGGCGACACCTGTCAGTGGGAGGTGGCCATGCCAACGGATATGGACGAACTTCTGCAGGTCTTGCGCTCTGCCGGGCAAAATGGTCACTGA
- a CDS encoding outer membrane protein assembly factor BamD translates to MRKRIIFPIVAHLTLLGVLSGCASDGAKDSLKESSHLSAAAMYRPAKAAQDRGDYSSAVRLYEELETRYPYGPYAEQAQLNTAYCYYKQGDSEAAAAAAERFIKLHPVNPFVDYAWYLKGIAYYQAIQGAQWNPKPLEESFATLETLVKRWPNSAYAADARLRMEKIIDILGQRELDICKFYYIRHAYVAAANRCNDVVTRYQLSPAREEALYYLSLSYRHMNLDGLAKTTAGVLKANYPQSKYLKELP, encoded by the coding sequence ATGCGCAAACGCATCATTTTTCCCATAGTTGCCCATCTCACGCTCCTCGGCGTCCTGTCCGGCTGCGCCAGCGACGGTGCCAAGGACAGTCTGAAGGAGTCCAGCCATTTGTCGGCGGCGGCCATGTATCGGCCAGCCAAGGCAGCGCAGGATCGGGGCGACTATAGTTCGGCGGTGCGCCTCTACGAGGAGCTGGAGACCCGCTATCCCTACGGCCCCTATGCCGAGCAGGCGCAGCTCAACACGGCCTACTGCTACTACAAGCAGGGGGACTCCGAGGCCGCCGCCGCGGCAGCGGAGCGCTTCATCAAGCTGCACCCCGTCAATCCCTTCGTGGATTATGCCTGGTACCTCAAGGGGATCGCCTACTATCAGGCCATCCAGGGTGCGCAATGGAATCCCAAGCCCCTGGAGGAATCTTTCGCCACCCTCGAAACCCTGGTCAAACGCTGGCCCAACAGCGCCTATGCCGCCGACGCGCGCCTGCGCATGGAAAAGATCATCGATATCCTCGGCCAACGCGAACTGGACATCTGCAAGTTCTATTACATCCGCCACGCCTACGTGGCCGCTGCCAACCGCTGTAACGACGTCGTCACCCGCTACCAGCTGAGTCCGGCCCGGGAAGAGGCGCTCTACTACCTGAGCCTGTCCTACCGCCACATGAACCTGGATGGCCTGGCCAAGACCACGGCGGGCGTGCTCAAGGCCAACTATCCGCAGAGCAAGTACCTCAAGGAACTACCCTGA
- a CDS encoding P-II family nitrogen regulator, producing MKKIEAIIKPFKLDDVREALQELGIAGMTVTEVKGFGRQKGHTELYRGAEYVVDFLPKVKIEVVLPDDLAERAVDAIQEAARTGKIGDGKIFVYPVERVIRIRTGEEGDEAV from the coding sequence ATGAAAAAGATCGAAGCCATCATCAAGCCGTTCAAGCTCGACGACGTTCGCGAGGCCTTGCAGGAGCTGGGCATTGCCGGCATGACGGTTACGGAGGTCAAGGGCTTTGGCCGCCAGAAGGGGCACACGGAGCTGTATCGCGGCGCCGAATACGTGGTGGATTTCCTGCCCAAGGTGAAGATCGAGGTGGTGCTGCCCGACGATCTCGCGGAGCGGGCCGTCGACGCCATCCAGGAGGCCGCTCGCACCGGCAAGATAGGCGACGGCAAGATCTTTGTCTATCCCGTGGAGCGGGTCATCCGAATCCGTACCGGTGAGGAAGGCGACGAGGCGGTCTGA
- a CDS encoding NAD+ synthase, with the protein MRIAIAQCNLWVGDVAGNVRRLLREAGAAREAGAELLITPELALCGYPPEDLLLRDDFLDCCATGLEDLARRTPLPLLVGHPQRHGGALFNAASLVQEGRIVASYHKHCLPNYRVFDELRYFRAGQQAVVLPLGGVLVGVLICEDIWCDEDALTACQALGAEVVVVLNASPYHRGKQREREELLVRRARHARLPLVYANAVGGQDELVFDGGSFAVDAEGRICGRAPQFSEDLLLLDLERSSTGSVVVRGGVTAAPLEDLAEVYGALMLGLRDYVEKNGFPGVVLGLSGGVDSALTLAIAADALGPERVDALIMPSPYTADMSIEDARAEAATLGVRSHLLPIHGLFAEYQNSLRETFAGRAADTTEENLQARIRAALLMAFSNKFGPLLLTTGNKSETAVGYSTLYGDMAGGFALIKDCPKTLIYALARYRNGRGPAIPERVLTRAPTAELAPGQTDQDSLPPYPELDAIITAYVEEDRSLAEIVAAGHAPATVERVLRLVQMAEYKRRQGAPGVRISRLSFGKDRRYPITNGFRPWAPHCATEESP; encoded by the coding sequence GTGCGCATCGCCATCGCGCAGTGCAATCTGTGGGTTGGAGATGTGGCAGGCAACGTGCGTCGCCTGCTGCGTGAGGCGGGTGCGGCACGGGAGGCCGGCGCGGAGTTACTGATCACGCCCGAGCTTGCCCTGTGCGGGTACCCGCCCGAGGATCTTTTGTTGCGCGACGACTTCTTGGACTGCTGCGCTACGGGGTTGGAGGATCTTGCCCGGCGTACTCCGCTGCCGCTGCTGGTGGGTCACCCGCAGCGGCATGGCGGCGCACTGTTCAATGCCGCGAGCCTCGTCCAGGAGGGGCGGATCGTGGCCAGCTACCACAAGCACTGCCTGCCCAACTACCGGGTATTCGATGAGCTACGCTACTTTCGGGCCGGACAGCAGGCGGTCGTCCTCCCCCTGGGTGGCGTCCTGGTGGGCGTGCTGATCTGCGAGGACATCTGGTGCGATGAGGACGCCCTCACGGCGTGCCAGGCACTGGGTGCGGAAGTCGTGGTGGTGCTCAACGCCTCGCCCTACCACCGCGGCAAGCAGCGCGAGCGCGAGGAGCTTTTGGTACGGCGGGCCCGCCACGCCCGATTGCCCCTGGTGTACGCCAATGCCGTGGGCGGTCAGGACGAACTGGTCTTCGACGGTGGTTCCTTCGCCGTGGATGCCGAGGGCCGGATATGTGGACGGGCGCCCCAGTTTTCCGAGGACCTGTTGCTCCTGGATCTGGAGCGCAGCAGCACCGGCTCGGTCGTGGTGCGCGGTGGGGTGACTGCGGCGCCTCTGGAGGATCTGGCCGAGGTCTATGGCGCCCTCATGCTCGGCCTGCGCGATTATGTGGAAAAAAACGGTTTCCCCGGCGTCGTCTTGGGACTTTCCGGAGGAGTGGACAGTGCCCTGACCTTGGCCATCGCCGCCGATGCCCTGGGACCGGAGCGGGTCGATGCCCTCATCATGCCCTCACCCTACACGGCGGACATGAGCATCGAAGATGCCCGGGCCGAGGCGGCGACCCTGGGAGTACGCAGTCACCTGCTGCCCATCCACGGGCTCTTTGCCGAGTACCAGAACAGCTTGCGGGAGACCTTTGCCGGGCGCGCTGCCGACACCACGGAGGAGAATCTTCAGGCCCGCATCCGGGCGGCCTTGCTCATGGCCTTTTCCAACAAGTTCGGACCGCTGCTGCTGACCACCGGCAACAAGAGTGAGACAGCGGTGGGTTATTCTACGCTGTACGGCGATATGGCTGGCGGCTTTGCCCTCATCAAGGACTGCCCAAAGACCCTGATCTATGCCCTGGCGCGGTATCGCAATGGGCGCGGCCCGGCCATTCCGGAGCGGGTGCTTACCCGTGCCCCCACCGCCGAATTGGCACCGGGACAAACGGATCAGGACAGCCTGCCGCCCTATCCGGAACTGGACGCCATCATCACCGCCTATGTGGAAGAGGATCGGAGTCTCGCCGAAATCGTCGCGGCAGGCCATGCGCCGGCGACGGTGGAGCGCGTCCTGCGCCTCGTGCAGATGGCGGAGTACAAGCGTCGTCAGGGTGCGCCGGGAGTGCGCATCAGCCGGCTTTCCTTCGGCAAGGATAGGCGCTATCCCATAACCAATGGATTTAGGCCCTGGGCCCCACACTGTGCCACGGAGGAGTCACCATGA
- the sucD gene encoding succinate--CoA ligase subunit alpha: MSILLHRDTAVLCQGFTGKQGSFHSQQAMAYGTRMVGGVTPGKGGSEHLGLPVFDTVADAVAATGATASVIYVPSPFAADAIVEAAAAGIELIVCITEGIPIHDMLAVRHYLAGSNARLIGPNCPGIITPGASKIGIMPGAIHRPGRVGIVSRSGTLTYEAVEQTTRLGLGQSTCVGIGGDPLIGMNFVDVLALFEEDPQTEIVLMVGEIGGRLEEDAAAFIRAHMRKPVVAFIAGATAPKGKRMGHAGAIIDGGSGSAAEKYAVLAEAGVHCVDSPAQMGQKAAEILGR; encoded by the coding sequence ATGAGTATCCTCCTCCACCGCGACACCGCCGTCTTGTGCCAGGGTTTTACCGGCAAGCAGGGCAGCTTCCACTCCCAGCAGGCCATGGCCTACGGCACGCGCATGGTGGGCGGGGTGACGCCGGGCAAGGGCGGCAGCGAACATCTGGGCCTGCCGGTTTTCGATACCGTTGCCGACGCCGTCGCTGCCACGGGCGCCACGGCCAGCGTCATCTACGTGCCTTCGCCCTTTGCCGCCGATGCCATCGTCGAGGCCGCCGCTGCCGGCATCGAACTCATCGTCTGCATTACCGAGGGAATCCCCATCCACGACATGCTGGCGGTGCGCCATTACCTGGCGGGCAGCAACGCCCGCCTCATCGGACCCAATTGCCCTGGGATCATCACGCCGGGAGCGTCGAAGATCGGCATCATGCCCGGTGCCATCCACCGTCCCGGGCGGGTGGGCATCGTCTCGCGCTCGGGGACGCTCACCTACGAGGCCGTGGAGCAGACCACGCGCCTGGGCCTTGGGCAGAGCACTTGTGTCGGTATCGGCGGCGATCCCCTCATCGGTATGAACTTCGTCGATGTCCTGGCGCTCTTCGAGGAGGATCCGCAGACGGAGATCGTCCTCATGGTGGGCGAGATCGGTGGTCGTCTGGAGGAGGATGCCGCCGCGTTCATCCGCGCACACATGCGCAAACCGGTGGTAGCCTTCATTGCCGGGGCGACGGCGCCCAAAGGCAAGCGCATGGGCCATGCCGGTGCCATCATCGATGGTGGCAGCGGCTCGGCGGCGGAGAAATACGCGGTGCTGGCAGAGGCCGGAGTTCACTGCGTCGACTCGCCCGCCCAGATGGGGCAGAAAGCCGCCGAGATCCTGGGGCGCTAG
- the sucC gene encoding ADP-forming succinate--CoA ligase subunit beta — MNLHEYQAKRLLAEAGVTVPRGIPAFSLKEAINQARELGGPRWVVKAQVHAGGRGKAGGVRVVDSIAAVEQAAQALLGKPLVTAQTGPEGQHVAALLIEEPSVLLREFYLALVVDRASARMRFVASDRGGVEIEELAREQPQAIASITIDPRVGFLPYQGRQLGFAWGLEPAAVQQLVRTMQAMARLAPQLDALMIEINPLALTAEGRLLALDAKISMDDNALYRHPESDELFDSTQQDGREITARQFGLNYISLGGNIGCMVNGAGLAMATMDLIKLHGGEPANFLDVGGGAAADKVTQAFKLILSDQRVRAILVNIFGGITRCDLLAQGILQAAREVGIHLPVVVRLEGTNREEGLALLRESGLALITAEGLDDAAAKAVAAAAG, encoded by the coding sequence GTGAATCTGCACGAATACCAGGCCAAGCGTCTGCTGGCAGAGGCCGGGGTGACCGTGCCCCGGGGGATCCCCGCCTTTTCCCTGAAGGAAGCCATCAATCAGGCGCGTGAGTTGGGTGGGCCACGCTGGGTGGTCAAGGCCCAGGTCCACGCTGGCGGCCGCGGCAAGGCCGGCGGTGTGCGGGTGGTGGACAGCATCGCCGCCGTGGAGCAGGCGGCCCAGGCGCTTCTGGGAAAACCGCTGGTGACGGCACAGACCGGACCGGAAGGTCAGCACGTGGCAGCACTGCTCATCGAGGAGCCCAGTGTCCTCCTGCGCGAGTTCTATCTGGCCTTGGTGGTGGATCGAGCCAGCGCCCGCATGCGTTTCGTGGCCTCGGACCGGGGCGGAGTGGAGATCGAGGAGCTTGCCCGGGAGCAGCCCCAGGCCATTGCTTCCATCACCATCGATCCGCGCGTGGGTTTTCTGCCCTATCAAGGGCGGCAGCTGGGTTTTGCCTGGGGCCTCGAACCCGCCGCGGTCCAGCAACTGGTCCGTACCATGCAGGCCATGGCCCGCCTGGCGCCGCAGCTGGACGCGCTCATGATCGAAATCAATCCCCTGGCCTTGACGGCCGAAGGTCGGCTCCTCGCTCTCGATGCCAAGATCAGCATGGACGACAACGCCCTCTATCGGCATCCCGAGTCCGATGAGCTCTTCGATTCCACGCAGCAGGATGGGCGCGAGATCACAGCACGTCAGTTCGGCCTCAATTACATCTCGTTGGGTGGCAACATTGGTTGCATGGTCAATGGCGCGGGGTTGGCCATGGCGACCATGGATCTCATCAAGCTGCACGGTGGTGAGCCCGCCAATTTCCTGGACGTGGGCGGTGGAGCGGCGGCGGACAAGGTTACCCAGGCCTTCAAGCTCATCCTCTCGGATCAGCGGGTGCGCGCTATCCTCGTCAATATCTTCGGCGGAATCACCCGCTGCGATCTTCTGGCCCAGGGTATTCTGCAGGCGGCCCGGGAGGTGGGTATCCACCTGCCGGTGGTGGTGCGCCTGGAGGGCACCAATCGCGAAGAGGGACTTGCCCTCTTGCGCGAGAGTGGCCTGGCCCTCATCACCGCCGAGGGACTGGACGACGCAGCGGCCAAGGCGGTGGCGGCCGCCGCCGGCTGA
- the icd gene encoding NADP-dependent isocitrate dehydrogenase: protein MSGGSLIRWAAGRLEVPDRPIIPFIEGDGIGVDVTPAMRRVVDAAVAKAYGGARAIVWRELLAGQKAVAELGADQILPEATLAAIREHHVAIKGPLETPVGTGMRSLNVALRQELDLYVCQRPVRYFRGTPSPLREPEKVDMVIFRENSEDIYAGIEWPAESPEARRLIAFLREEMGVRKIRFPESSAIGIKPVSREGSERLIRRAIAYALAQGKPSVTLVHKGNIMKFTEGGFRDWGYALAEREFGEQVFTWRQKTALAKSEGKAAAEAAEKAAVAAGKLIVKDVIADNFLQQILLRPELYSVVATLNLNGDYLSDALAAEVGGIGMAPGANLSDSHAIFEATHGTAPDIAGLGRANPSSLILSAVMLLEHIGWPEAAERILAAMEATIGAGEVTADLAALRGDVPALSTAEFTAALCRRVEA from the coding sequence GTGAGTGGCGGTAGCCTCATCCGCTGGGCGGCGGGACGCCTGGAGGTGCCGGATCGGCCCATCATCCCTTTCATCGAAGGGGACGGTATCGGCGTGGATGTCACCCCGGCCATGCGTCGGGTGGTGGATGCGGCGGTGGCCAAGGCCTACGGTGGCGCGCGAGCCATCGTCTGGAGGGAACTCCTGGCGGGGCAGAAAGCCGTGGCCGAGCTCGGCGCCGATCAGATCCTGCCGGAGGCCACTCTGGCCGCCATCCGCGAACACCACGTCGCCATCAAAGGGCCCCTGGAGACCCCCGTCGGTACCGGCATGCGTAGCCTCAACGTGGCCCTGCGCCAGGAACTGGACCTCTACGTGTGCCAGCGACCGGTGCGCTATTTCCGCGGTACGCCAAGCCCCCTGCGGGAGCCGGAAAAGGTCGACATGGTCATCTTTCGGGAAAATTCCGAGGACATCTATGCGGGCATCGAGTGGCCCGCAGAGAGTCCGGAAGCCCGCCGCCTCATCGCCTTCCTGCGCGAGGAGATGGGGGTGCGGAAGATCCGCTTTCCGGAAAGTTCTGCCATCGGAATCAAGCCCGTTTCCCGGGAGGGTTCGGAGCGCCTCATCCGTCGCGCCATCGCCTATGCCTTGGCGCAGGGCAAGCCTTCCGTGACCCTGGTGCACAAGGGCAACATCATGAAGTTCACGGAGGGCGGCTTCCGCGACTGGGGCTATGCCCTGGCGGAGCGGGAGTTCGGCGAGCAGGTGTTCACCTGGCGGCAGAAGACGGCCCTCGCCAAGAGCGAAGGCAAGGCGGCGGCCGAGGCAGCGGAAAAAGCGGCCGTGGCAGCGGGCAAGCTCATCGTCAAGGACGTCATCGCCGACAATTTTCTGCAGCAGATCCTCCTGCGCCCGGAACTGTACTCGGTGGTGGCCACCCTCAACCTCAACGGCGACTACCTCTCCGACGCCCTGGCGGCGGAGGTGGGCGGTATCGGCATGGCGCCGGGGGCCAACCTTTCCGACAGCCACGCCATCTTTGAGGCCACCCACGGCACTGCGCCGGACATCGCCGGGCTTGGGCGGGCCAACCCCAGCTCCTTGATCCTCTCGGCGGTCATGCTGCTGGAGCACATCGGCTGGCCGGAGGCAGCCGAGCGCATTCTTGCGGCCATGGAAGCGACCATCGGCGCCGGTGAAGTGACGGCGGATCTGGCGGCCCTGCGCGGCGATGTGCCCGCCTTGTCCACCGCCGAATTCACCGCTGCCCTGTGTCGGCGGGTGGAGGCCTGA